The following DNA comes from Myxococcales bacterium.
GAGCAGGCCACCCAAAGCGCTTAGGGCGGTGATGGGCGAAAGCGGCGAGGCCCAACGCACCAGCGCGTCCGGTGCTTCGGGCGCGCCGCAGCACTTTGTACTTGCGACCTGATCCGCAGGTGCACGGGTGGTTCCGGCTTTTCCCCGAAGGCATCCTCTTCTCAGCGCACCGCTTCTATGTGGAGGCGGGTTTCGAGCGCCAGGGACCCGCGACCCCGAGCCGCAACGCGAGCCCCGTGCACACCACCCCGCACAGCCACCCGCGAAACGGGAGGGAACATCCAGGCCGCGTCCTCGCTAACCTGTGGATTTGTAACGGGTCGACACGACCGTCACCGCTCGACGTCACCTTGCCAAGGTGGACGTCGAGAGTTCGAATCTCTTCTCCCGCTCAAGCAAAGCAGAAAAGAATCAGCCGGTTGGCGTGGATGCGCTAGCCGGCTTTTTCGTTTTTGGCACCACCTCCACGATCCGAAGCACCACCTGAAGCACCACCTACTGTGGGAAACGCACCACTTTGGTGCACTCGATCACTACCCGAGTCGACCCCGCGCGCTCCGAACAAGCTGATGACGCGCCCGATGCTCTCCCGCTGCTCGTCGGGTTGGACCGTCGAGTAGTGGTGCTGCATCCGCTCCGTGAGGTGCCCCGAAATGCTGCGCGTAACGAGTGACTCGACCTTTGCAGCTCGAGCCAGATCGTTGAACGTGCGGCGCATCCCGCTCTGCGTGAACGAGTACCCCAGGCCGATGGCTTCCGAGACCTCGGCGAAGGGCTTGTTGAGCACCGTCGGTGACCGATAGCCACCCGTTACGGACGGAAAGAGCAGCTCGGACTCCGCTTGCTGCGGGGTGACGAGCTGCGTGCCCACGTGCCACTCCAGGACGTCCAGAACTTCCTGCGGCAGATCGATGGTGTAACGGGTCTTCTGCTTGGTGGTGTTCAGGGGCGTATCGCCGAGCGTTTGTGAGCGGCGGACCAGGAGCCGGCGCTGCTCCCACAGGACGTCCGGGGTCGGCCCCGTGCGCCTGAGGGGTCGCAGTGACGACGGGCGCAGGCCCGTCGCCAGCCCGAGGTAGGTCATGGCGTAGTGCGCCGGGTGGAGCTCCCGGAGCGCTGCCATGAACTGCGGCACCTGCTCGCGGTTGAGCGAGTTCGGTGCCTCCTCGGGGTAGGTGACGTGCTCGGAGGTATCGAAGTCCGGCACGCCCTCCGTGAAGGCCTCGGGGAGCTTGAACCGGCGCTTGGCCTCCTGCGCAATGACGCGCAGGACCGAGAGCCAGCCGTTGGTCGTGTTGGGCGAGTAGTCGCCCGCGACGATCAGCTCCACGACGCCCTCGCGCCACTCCAGCACGTGCTCGCTCCGGATTTGATCGACGAAGCAGTCGCCGAAGCCGGGCACGTGCCGAGACTCGTCGGCGGTAACGGTCCCTGTGGAGACAGCGAACCCGGTCGAGCTTCATCTCTTCGAGGTCTACGCGGCGCTGGCAATGGCACGCCGAGGTGGAACACGTTCCGGACGCACGAGACCCACGGTCGAGACCTCATTCCGTGGGACGCTGTGGAACGGCAGGGAAATACGCGGCAGCTTCGGGACAGGTTAGATGACCGAAGTCGTTGAGCTCCAATGCGTTCGACCACTCCCTTTCCCCGATCAGTTGCCTGGTGGCTTCCTTGCGCGACGATTCGGGCATGGTCGATTGCGGAGTGGCCGACGCCGGAATCGGGATCCCTGGCGCCCTGCGCCAGAGCCTTCGGCCCGACATCCCGGGCGGTCAACAGACCGACACGGAACTGCTCGTGCAAGCCGTCACCAGCGGGTTGACGTCCAGGAGAGAGCGAAGCGGCGGGCTCGGCCTCGGAAACGTCCGGCAACAAGTGGTGATGAGGGATGACGTGATGACGAAACGAAGCCTTTCGGCCGCAGCATCGTTCGGGCCGGGTCTTCGCGTTCGGGGCGAGGAACCAGGATCCCGGCTCAGAGGGACGACCGTTCACGCACGCTTCGACCCGAGGCGACCCTTGCATGCCGCGACGGGCCACGAGCTGGTGGAGGTGTTCTAGTGCCGCGCCTCGAAGTGGAAGCAATCTGCGGTGCAACGCGCGTGTCCCGTGCGGATGGTGCCAAGCTGCGCCGGGCCATCGAGAGTGTGTGGGACACCGGCGAGATCATCGACGTTGATTTCGGCGGAAGTGCGATCGCATCCGTCTCGTTTCTCGATGAAGGCGTTGGCCTTTTGGCAAGACGGTTTCCGCTGGAAGTGCTGAAGCGTCGGCTGCGCATGATCAGGCTGTCGGAGCCTGACCGAGCGCTATTGAATTCGATCTTGGTCTCACGAGCCAGGGAGCGAGACACTCATCTGTGGCGCGGAGCTCTCGGGGCGGAGGAATGGGTCGCTGACGTGCTTTGGGATGACGGTGCGCTGCTTGGGCTTCGCATCTGCCGCGCGGCCGGCGACGCCACCGGTGGAGACGAGAACGCCTGGTGGGACTACCAAGCGAAGCACTTCGCGGGCTGGGATGCCCCGCCACAACTGCGTCCGGAGATCGAACGGGCTCTCGAGGCGCGTGAGGTCGCGATTGAAAACGCTCGTCGTCGGTTGCTGGCGTTGGCCGCAGAGGCCGCATCATCGAGTGGCAGTACGAGCGCGGAGCAGATCGTAACGCTCGAGCTCGAGACCTTGGACGATGTCGAAGCAGCCAGGCGCCTCGCGCGACAGGGCGCGGCGATGGTCACGGGGCACAGCTGCGTCATCCGAGTGAAGGCTTCCGCGGCAGAGTGATCGCCACACTGGTGGTCGGTAGATGGGCTCAAATCAGACATCTGAAGCGCCGGGGCGACCGCGGGTCGGGCCGCCGCTCTGGCCGCGGGGGCCAGGCCAATCTCATGGAGGCAGTGGCCGCCATGCGCGGTCAAAGCTTTTTCGATGTGGAGGAAGTGGCGGTGCTGGCCCGCGCGCACTCGATCTGCGCACGTAGCTCGTCGGGGCGACGCACCATCACCGCGATCGAATCCGCGCCGGCGTCGCCCTCGAATCGCACCTTGACCAGACGGAAGGGCGTCGCCTTGCCCAGGTGCGTCCGCGTGAACGAGACCTCGACGATGCGCTCGAGCGGGATGACGACATCCCGTTCCGGCAAGTACTGGAAGAAACAAAGTTCGGCCGGTGCGAGCGCCAGCGCTCCGTTGCCCCGGAGCTGGGCGCGCCCCCAGGACTCCACGCCGAAGCTGTTGGCGGAGTAGTCGCAGCTGACCAGCGCGTGCTCGTCTGGGTACCGCGCGCGGACGCGCTTGGACAGCGGCGCTCGCATGGCCCCCACGACCAAACGCGGGATGAGCGCCAGCATGGCGAACAGCGCGGCGACGGCGCCGACGATGACCAGGGCGATCCACATCAGATGAAGTCGAAGACGCGGGGGTTCGGGGGTTCCTGACAGCTCGACCCCGGGGCCAGCCGCCGCGAAAGCAGAGCATGAGCCAGTTCGTGCGCGCACGGTGGAAAAAGTGAAGGGGAGAGTGCAGCTGCGCGCCGCCGACCTGCACCGACGGGCTGAAGAACGGCGAGGATACCGTGGCAACGTCGACTTCGGCAGCGGTAGCAAGACGACGGGCGAGGGAGGCTCGGGCCTCCGACGCAATTCCTGCCCACGGCACGAGCGCCCGGAAACAGTCGACCCCCTCGCGCCAGGCAAGTAGCCTCGTCCGCGTCGTGGCGTTTGTCGCGAGCAGAACAGGAGGGGCCATGGCCAGCGAAGACGGAAAAGAGCGACGCGATTCGAAGCCGGACGCGGACGAACCGGATCAGACAGAAGCCAAAGCCGACCCTGCCAAGGCTGACGAGCCCAAGGCTGACGAGG
Coding sequences within:
- a CDS encoding SEC-C domain-containing protein codes for the protein MPSGKSRNHPCTCGSGRKYKVLRRARSTGRAGALGLAAFAHHRPKRFGWPARAPGELPSRFELGTCDPSGCHGVQRHNDILPGARPTGSATRVPGS
- a CDS encoding tyrosine-type recombinase/integrase, producing MPGFGDCFVDQIRSEHVLEWREGVVELIVAGDYSPNTTNGWLSVLRVIAQEAKRRFKLPEAFTEGVPDFDTSEHVTYPEEAPNSLNREQVPQFMAALRELHPAHYAMTYLGLATGLRPSSLRPLRRTGPTPDVLWEQRRLLVRRSQTLGDTPLNTTKQKTRYTIDLPQEVLDVLEWHVGTQLVTPQQAESELLFPSVTGGYRSPTVLNKPFAEVSEAIGLGYSFTQSGMRRTFNDLARAAKVESLVTRSISGHLTERMQHHYSTVQPDEQRESIGRVISLFGARGVDSGSDRVHQSGAFPTVGGASGGASDRGGGAKNEKAG
- a CDS encoding DUF4325 domain-containing protein, which codes for MPRLEVEAICGATRVSRADGAKLRRAIESVWDTGEIIDVDFGGSAIASVSFLDEGVGLLARRFPLEVLKRRLRMIRLSEPDRALLNSILVSRARERDTHLWRGALGAEEWVADVLWDDGALLGLRICRAAGDATGGDENAWWDYQAKHFAGWDAPPQLRPEIERALEAREVAIENARRRLLALAAEAASSSGSTSAEQIVTLELETLDDVEAARRLARQGAAMVTGHSCVIRVKASAAE